In the genome of Candidatus Electrothrix rattekaaiensis, the window TGGAAATACGCATAAAGATCTTTATAGCTCTCCAAGGCCTCAAGTTGCCTAAGGAGTCTTCCAGCTGTTCTGTGAAACTGGTCACTTTTCGGGCTGCGTTTATCAAGATGAAAAAGTTGGGCGAGCTCAGTGAGATTATTTGGATCCTTCTTTAATGCCTCCACAATCTTTTTTCTGAGGCTCACAGCTTCTTTTTCAGACAGATTGTCTGCAATCTGTATATCTTGCTCAGGTAATAGGATGTGGCTCTGGATCGTTGCTCTTTGTCGTTTCGTTGGGATCTCTTCTCTCTCTGCCTGTTTTCCTTCATTTGTTCGAAAAACAAGACCGATTATGATTCCGGTGAGTAAGCCGCCGATAAGGGGCGCAATAGTCTGGGGCTCCAGAGAGTTGGCAAAGAGGTAAACTTCTTTGCTTATCCAGAAGGGAAAGAGAAACCAGCCAAAGATCGTGGTGTGTCTGCTGCAAAAACCAAGGGAACAGAGTGCGTTGCTTCTCTTGCCGCAATATACCAACAGGTAGGTCCCCATAAGTCCTGCAATAGCACCGGATGCGCCGAGGAGCGGACCTTGGCTCAACGGATGGATAAAACCAAAGGCCAATCCAGAAAATACTCCGGTCAGGAGATAGATCCCAAGATAGAGGATGCGACCAATGCCTATTTCTATCCAGGATCCGACAAACCAGAGAAACAGCATATTACCGACAAGCGCAATGATGCTATCATGGAAGAACATGTAGGTGGTTATTCCGAGATAGTTCTTGCGGGCCGGAGAATAACCGAAACGATAAGCGAGACTCTGATTCAATCTTTCTTCAAAAACTTTTCGTTTTGGAGACCAGTCAGCAAAGCGGGGATCAGCAGGCGGTATCAGGATTTGCTGGCGGAGCGCGGATTGAAACCGATCATCCCTGATAAGATGCTGAAAGATCGCCGTAGGCTTCTCGGTATCGTGCAGAAAATCAGGAATCGCCTCATGACGGCGTTGGAGATATTCTTGATAAGCCTCTAATTCTATTTCCAACAGTCCTGAAGAGCGGGCCCAGGAGACAGCCCGCATGTACTTCTGTTGCTCGCTATGCTGAAAATAGAAGAAAATTCCTATGTTCAGCAGAAGAAGGAAGATGGTTACGCAGGGGAACCGTCTTTGAGGACCATCGGAAACAGGAATGATCAGCATGGGTTCTCCAGTTTTCGGCAAGCTCTCTTGTCTTTTCGTGTTACTTGATCAGGGGTGTTAACATTGCGCCAGGAACTGTGCAGATGTTCAGGAGGTTGAAAATGGCGGACACCGTTCTGGTGCGCCAGCCGACTGATCCGGAGAGAGCCGGATGCGGCGATGGTTTCCAGCTGTGGGCGGCAGCGGAAGTCATACCAGGCAAGGAGCGGTTCAAGATGACCGTCCCCGAGTAAGTCGGGTAGGACAGCCCGGATACCGGGTTGACGTTGGGCAAGGAGCCAGTCCAGGCTTTCCGGCTGCACATCAGGTTGGTCACAGGCCATCACCAACCAGGAGACGCCCCCTTGCCAGCGCATGACAGAAAGGATTCCGGCAAGGGGGCCAGCCAAGCCAAGTGCATCTGGAATGCGGGGCAGGGCGGCAAGTGATGCCGGGATTTCTCCTGAACCGGAAAGGACAACCTGCTCCACCTTGGGAGACAGGGTCTCCACCGCATGTTCGAGCCAGGTTTTGCCTTTTTCTTGGATAAGATGCTTGGGTCTGCCCATCCGGGTGCTCCTGCCGCCAATCAGGACGCATCCCCAGACGGGCGTTCGCTCCCATCTGCTTGTAATCAGCGACTGGACAAGGGCGAAGACATGGTCAACCGTGGCCTGCTCCCTGCTCAGGGTTGCAATGATTTGGCCTTTATTTTTCGGCGGAACATGCATATCACGTTGACCTTCCGGGCCGGAAAGCCAGATCTTAGGTATTGCCGTTGTCGCATGTCCCTCGACCAAAACAATATCATAGGAAGAACAGAGCGTAACCAGGAAAGCAATGAGGTCTCCCTGTTGGTGGTGCCGAATAAAATGTTGTTCCCCCAGCAAGGCGACATCAGCACCAGCGGAAAAAAAACGATCACTGTCCTTGCCCGGCGCATCAATCTGGACCTTGTGGGCACCATCTTTCACCACAGCAACGTGTAGGCCTGTGGAGCGCAGCCTGGAAATTAAGGCTTCGATCAGGGTGGTTTTACCTACCCCGCTGTATCCGCAGATGCCCAGGACAGGGTAGGGAGCTAGTGGATCTGGTAAAGGGTGCGCCTGGATATGTGACAAGGAACGTGATTTTTTTTTGTTTCTCATGCTGACGACCCGGTTGCAGAGACACAAGAAGCTGTATCTACCTTGAAAATACCAGCGTTTTTTCCTCGGCGTAAAAGCTCCTGCACGGCAGCTCGTCCTGCATCGGTAAGGTCTGTGGAAAAATCATTAACATAGAGCTTGATATGATCAGCAATCACCTGCTCATCCAGCTCCTGAGCATGTTGTTTGATATAGGCGGTGCAGGCTTCCGGGTGGGCGTAAGCCCAGTCGAGACTGGAGGCTATGGCTTCCTCGGTTTCTTTGATCGCCTGCCGCCCCAGGCTTGTACGGGCGGCAATGCAGCCCAGGGGAATGGGCAGCCCGGTTTCCTTTTCCCACCACTCGCCCAGATCCTGTACGCAGACAAGGCCGTACTTCTGAAAGGTGAAACGGCTTTCATGGATAATCACCCCGGCATCTGCTTTGCCCTCTTTGACGGCCTCCATGATGGCATTAAAGGGCATTATGATTGTCTCGTTGTGCTCAGGAAGAAAAAGTTTGAGGAGGAGAGCTGCGGTGGTGTATTTTCCCGGAATGGCGATTTTCCAGGAAGCCGGTTCTGCCTGCTGCTCCGGTCGTGTCACCAGCAGAGGGCCGCAACCCCTACCGAGAGCCGCGCCCGCATTGAGCATGGTGTAGCTGTCCTGCACATGACCCAGGGCATGAAACGATACCTTGGTCACATCAAGCCCGGTGTTCATGGCCCATGTATTGAGGGTTTCCACGTCTTCAAGCAGCGGCGGTGCAAAATGGATATTCCGGAGAGGGATCTTGCCGTGCATGAGGGCATAGAAGATAAAGGTGTCATTGGGGCATGGTGAGTAGCCTATGGTAAGCGAGGGGGCCATATGAGGATGTCTCAGTGAAATGTCTCTGTAAATGTTCCGCTGAAATGTTTTTTGCGTACTGCCTGTTTTCTTTCTGCTCCGGTGTCTCCTTCATCTTCCTGTTAACGTTAACTCTAACTTAACAGAGTATCCTTAATCCATCATTTATGTCAAGTCTTGTGACTGGTGGCTTTGCCAGCAACTTTTCGACGACGTGGTAAAAGTGGCTTGCTTGAGCCGACTCTTTTCCTCCTTTTTACGGTCTTGCCGCGATTCTGTACTTTTTTTCTTGTCATAGGTTGTTATTTTTGTGTATGGTGGCTATTCTTGCAAAAACTCGTGTTCGTTAACAGGCAGTTTGCCGGGCATCAAGATGAACAACATGAAAGTTCAATTTACAGACGTTTCTACAGCAGGCAATCGTTATATTATTACGGACGATACTTGGCTTGCACAGACAGATCTTCGGAAAAACGCTCCGGTACATGCGGAGGTGACGCTCACGCGGAAAAATGACAGACGAGTTGAAGTGCGCGGAAACCTAGATACCGGGCTCCTGCTCGCCTGTGATCGTTGCCTTGCCGACTACAGTTTTGTTGCGCAGGCAGCTTTTCATTATATACTGGATGTAGAAAGCGAAGAGAGCGGTCATATAAAAGAACTGGAATGCACACGGGCCAATCTCGATATCATTCAGGTGGACGAGCCGGTGGTTGATATGCCGGATCTTCTTCGTCAGCAGCTCTACTTGGTGTTACCGGAGAAAAAGATATGCTCGCAGGATTGCAAAGGGCTGTGTACGCAGTGCGGAACAAATCTGAACAGTGGAGAATGCTCCTGTGCTGACGAAACGAGCAATTCCCCTTTTGCGGTGCTGGCTTCGCTGAAAAAAGCGGAAATATAAAATAATTCAATGAACTACCCCGCCCCAAGGGACGGGTTATCAAACTATCAGGAGAAAGGTTATGGCATTACCTAAGAGACGACATTCACATTCACGAACCCGCAAACGCAGAGCGCATGATTTTTTAACCGGTCCCAGCGTGGGCCGTTGCCCGGAATGCGGTGAGCCGAAAATGCCGCATCAATTATGTTCCGGTTGCGGAACATATAAAGGCAAAACCTATTATCAGTTCGGAGACGAACTGGATTAAGCTTAGGCTGACCTGTGAAGATAGCCCTTGATGCCATGGGTGGAGATCAGGGCCCTGAACTCCTGATTGACGGAGCTCTCCTCGCTCTTAGGAGAAACAAGGAGCTTTCGGTAGTCCTGCTCGGCCCTGAAGATCTGCTGAAAGAACGGGTTGCGCAATGTGTCGCCTCCAGCAATGTCGCTGGACGGTTGCTTATTGAGCATGCCCCTGAGACTGTCACTATGGAAGAGTCCCCTGTGGAGGCCATCCGCAAAAAAAAGGACTCAACCATAATGCGTGGTTTTGACCTTGTTAAGAACGGTCAGGCAGATGCTGTGGTGTCTGCTGGTCATTCTGGGGCGACCATGGCTGCTGCTATACGTAAGCTTGGGCGTTTGGAGGGGGTTTCTCGTCCAGGTATTGCCAGTCTGTTCCCGACTCGCAAGGCACCTGTTATGCTGATGGATGTCGGGGCGAATGTGGATTGCCGCCCTCAGCATCTCTTCCAGTTCGCGGTCATGGCTTCTTCCTGTTGTGCCCTTTTACAAAACAGGGAAAACCCTCGTGTTGGGCTGCTCAGTATCGGCTCTGAGCCGGGTAAAGGAAACGCCTTGATCAAGGAAACCCATGAGCTGCTCAAGCAGAGCAATCTTCATTTTGTCGGCAATGTGGAAGGTCGCGACGTGTATGGCGGCGAACTGGATGTCGTGGTTTGTGACGGCTTTGTCGGCAATATCTCCCTCAAAATAAGTGAGGGGCTCGCTGAAGCAGCCATGCAGATGTTGAAAGACGAAATTATGAAATCTTTCCAGGCGAAAATAGGTTATCTCCTTATCCGTAAGGCCTTTTCGGCATTTCGTAAACGGGTGGATTATGCCGAATATGGCGGCGCACCTTTATTAGGGATCAATGGGATCGGTATTATCTGCCACGGTTCATCGTCATCGGTAGCTATTTGTAATGCCATAGGCGAGGCTGCTAAGCTGGTGGAGAATAAAGTGAACGATTCTATTGTCCAATCATTGCGCCAGTATATCACCGCGTAGCTGTTGAGAGGAAAGATTTATGCACCGTGCTGTTGTCCTTGGAACCGGTTCCTGTCTGCCTCGTCGGGTGCTGACAAATGATGACCTTGAACAGATG includes:
- a CDS encoding 1,4-dihydroxy-6-naphthoate synthase, which encodes MAPSLTIGYSPCPNDTFIFYALMHGKIPLRNIHFAPPLLEDVETLNTWAMNTGLDVTKVSFHALGHVQDSYTMLNAGAALGRGCGPLLVTRPEQQAEPASWKIAIPGKYTTAALLLKLFLPEHNETIIMPFNAIMEAVKEGKADAGVIIHESRFTFQKYGLVCVQDLGEWWEKETGLPIPLGCIAARTSLGRQAIKETEEAIASSLDWAYAHPEACTAYIKQHAQELDEQVIADHIKLYVNDFSTDLTDAGRAAVQELLRRGKNAGIFKVDTASCVSATGSSA
- a CDS encoding rhomboid family intramembrane serine protease; protein product: MLIIPVSDGPQRRFPCVTIFLLLLNIGIFFYFQHSEQQKYMRAVSWARSSGLLEIELEAYQEYLQRRHEAIPDFLHDTEKPTAIFQHLIRDDRFQSALRQQILIPPADPRFADWSPKRKVFEERLNQSLAYRFGYSPARKNYLGITTYMFFHDSIIALVGNMLFLWFVGSWIEIGIGRILYLGIYLLTGVFSGLAFGFIHPLSQGPLLGASGAIAGLMGTYLLVYCGKRSNALCSLGFCSRHTTIFGWFLFPFWISKEVYLFANSLEPQTIAPLIGGLLTGIIIGLVFRTNEGKQAEREEIPTKRQRATIQSHILLPEQDIQIADNLSEKEAVSLRKKIVEALKKDPNNLTELAQLFHLDKRSPKSDQFHRTAGRLLRQLEALESYKDLYAYFQEYKQVSGAPRLQPSVMLALAEIHIHSGETAQAGRFLLLLMKQRPQYPGLPSCLFRLGKAYRKQGKEERAKKCFQLICKQYPRTIISQEAEEMLTPPYSIAVR
- a CDS encoding DUF177 domain-containing protein; this encodes MKVQFTDVSTAGNRYIITDDTWLAQTDLRKNAPVHAEVTLTRKNDRRVEVRGNLDTGLLLACDRCLADYSFVAQAAFHYILDVESEESGHIKELECTRANLDIIQVDEPVVDMPDLLRQQLYLVLPEKKICSQDCKGLCTQCGTNLNSGECSCADETSNSPFAVLASLKKAEI
- the rpmF gene encoding 50S ribosomal protein L32, with the translated sequence MALPKRRHSHSRTRKRRAHDFLTGPSVGRCPECGEPKMPHQLCSGCGTYKGKTYYQFGDELD
- the mobB gene encoding molybdopterin-guanine dinucleotide biosynthesis protein B, whose translation is MRNKKKSRSLSHIQAHPLPDPLAPYPVLGICGYSGVGKTTLIEALISRLRSTGLHVAVVKDGAHKVQIDAPGKDSDRFFSAGADVALLGEQHFIRHHQQGDLIAFLVTLCSSYDIVLVEGHATTAIPKIWLSGPEGQRDMHVPPKNKGQIIATLSREQATVDHVFALVQSLITSRWERTPVWGCVLIGGRSTRMGRPKHLIQEKGKTWLEHAVETLSPKVEQVVLSGSGEIPASLAALPRIPDALGLAGPLAGILSVMRWQGGVSWLVMACDQPDVQPESLDWLLAQRQPGIRAVLPDLLGDGHLEPLLAWYDFRCRPQLETIAASGSLRISRLAHQNGVRHFQPPEHLHSSWRNVNTPDQVTRKDKRACRKLENPC
- the plsX gene encoding phosphate acyltransferase PlsX, which encodes MKIALDAMGGDQGPELLIDGALLALRRNKELSVVLLGPEDLLKERVAQCVASSNVAGRLLIEHAPETVTMEESPVEAIRKKKDSTIMRGFDLVKNGQADAVVSAGHSGATMAAAIRKLGRLEGVSRPGIASLFPTRKAPVMLMDVGANVDCRPQHLFQFAVMASSCCALLQNRENPRVGLLSIGSEPGKGNALIKETHELLKQSNLHFVGNVEGRDVYGGELDVVVCDGFVGNISLKISEGLAEAAMQMLKDEIMKSFQAKIGYLLIRKAFSAFRKRVDYAEYGGAPLLGINGIGIICHGSSSSVAICNAIGEAAKLVENKVNDSIVQSLRQYITA